A region from the Agrococcus sp. SL85 genome encodes:
- a CDS encoding LysR family transcriptional regulator — MELRDLSLLRELDERGSLTAVARALSVTPSAVSQRLRALERSLGLALTEPQGRGVRLTEPGRLLASGAVEVAAVVASVEARLAAFQGGIGGRIEIAALPSAGVVLLPALLEALDDEVEVRLHDHDVAEADYAALARDHDLVIGHRMSAAPLRQWQRLRVVDLLREPLDIALPAAHPLAQRDRIAPGDIAGERWIGVPEGYPFDDLRVAIEAAAGEPFRVVQRVRDNRLVEALVEAGRGIGILPRLSTRPSAAMRLLPLAGVPTGRVISALARPEVAERAVVRHVLEALHGCAAVIAPEPPRRV; from the coding sequence ATGGAACTGCGTGACCTCTCGCTGCTCCGCGAGCTCGACGAGCGCGGCAGCCTCACCGCCGTCGCTCGCGCCCTGTCGGTGACGCCCTCCGCCGTCTCGCAGCGGCTGCGCGCGCTCGAGCGCTCGCTCGGCCTCGCGCTCACCGAGCCGCAGGGCCGAGGCGTGCGGCTCACGGAGCCCGGGCGCCTGCTCGCCTCCGGCGCGGTGGAGGTCGCGGCGGTCGTCGCGAGCGTCGAGGCGCGGCTCGCCGCGTTCCAGGGCGGCATCGGCGGCCGCATCGAGATCGCCGCGCTGCCGAGCGCCGGCGTCGTGCTGCTGCCGGCGCTGCTCGAGGCGCTCGACGATGAGGTGGAGGTGCGCCTCCACGACCACGACGTCGCGGAGGCCGACTACGCGGCCCTCGCGCGCGACCACGACCTCGTGATCGGCCACCGCATGTCGGCGGCGCCGCTCCGGCAGTGGCAGCGCCTGCGCGTCGTCGACCTGCTGCGCGAGCCGCTCGACATCGCGCTGCCCGCCGCGCATCCGCTCGCCCAGCGCGATCGCATCGCGCCCGGCGACATCGCGGGGGAGCGCTGGATCGGCGTGCCGGAGGGCTACCCCTTCGACGACCTGCGCGTCGCGATCGAGGCGGCCGCGGGCGAGCCCTTCCGCGTCGTGCAGCGCGTGCGCGACAACCGGCTCGTCGAGGCGCTCGTGGAGGCGGGGCGCGGCATCGGCATCCTGCCGCGGCTGAGCACCCGGCCGTCGGCGGCGATGCGGCTCCTGCCGCTCGCGGGGGTGCCGACGGGCCGCGTCATCAGCGCGCTCGCGCGCCCCGAGGTGGCCGAGCGCGCGGTCGTCCGGCACGTGCTCGAGGCGCTCCACGGGTGCGCCGCGGTCATCGCGCCGGAGCCGCCCCGCCGAGTGTGA
- a CDS encoding MaoC family dehydratase N-terminal domain-containing protein, which translates to MPVNPEIQGRQYPPTAPYLVGREKVREFARAVQATHPEHHDVEAARAAGHADVVAPPTFPIVIQQLTWNQLLDDPEAGIVLSRIVHGDQRFTATRPIVAGDELTAQLTVTRVRSLGGNDMVTCETVVTDADGAHVVTATSSLVVGGDA; encoded by the coding sequence GTGCCAGTGAACCCCGAGATCCAGGGCCGTCAGTACCCGCCGACGGCCCCCTACCTGGTGGGCCGCGAGAAGGTGCGCGAGTTCGCGCGCGCCGTGCAGGCCACGCACCCCGAGCATCACGACGTCGAGGCCGCGCGCGCCGCCGGCCACGCCGACGTCGTCGCGCCGCCGACCTTCCCGATCGTCATCCAGCAGCTCACCTGGAACCAGCTGCTCGACGACCCCGAGGCGGGCATCGTGCTCTCGCGCATCGTCCACGGCGACCAGCGCTTCACGGCCACCCGGCCGATCGTCGCGGGCGACGAGCTCACGGCGCAGCTGACGGTGACCCGGGTGCGCTCGCTCGGCGGCAACGACATGGTGACCTGCGAGACGGTCGTGACGGATGCGGACGGCGCGCACGTGGTCACGGCCACGTCCTCGCTCGTCGTGGGAGGGGACGCCTGA
- a CDS encoding MaoC/PaaZ C-terminal domain-containing protein yields the protein MADLQEFDGGPLEVGQVVAERELAFTRESLVRYAGASGDFNPIHYRDDVAEAVGLPGVLAHGMLTMGAAVQPVVDWAGPGRVLDYQVRFTRPVVVDPAEGAALRVVATVGRAEEGSARIDLTVTVGEQAVLGKAQVVVATGS from the coding sequence ATGGCCGATCTGCAGGAGTTCGACGGCGGCCCGCTCGAGGTCGGCCAGGTCGTCGCGGAGCGCGAGCTCGCGTTCACGCGCGAGTCGCTCGTGCGCTACGCGGGCGCCTCGGGCGACTTCAACCCCATCCACTACCGCGACGACGTCGCCGAGGCCGTGGGCCTCCCCGGCGTGCTCGCGCACGGCATGCTCACGATGGGAGCCGCGGTGCAGCCCGTCGTCGACTGGGCCGGCCCCGGTCGCGTGCTCGACTACCAGGTGCGCTTCACGCGCCCCGTCGTCGTCGACCCCGCGGAGGGCGCCGCGCTGCGCGTCGTCGCGACGGTCGGCAGGGCCGAGGAGGGCTCGGCGCGCATCGACCTCACGGTGACGGTCGGCGAGCAGGCGGTGCTGGGCAAGGCCCAGGTCGTCGTCGCGACCGGGTCGTAG
- a CDS encoding UDP-N-acetylmuramate dehydrogenase: MTAAAAEPRTLADATTMRVGGAPSRWIEATTRDEVVAAYAELLAQDEPHILLGGGSNTVASSEPYEGTVLRIATRGIEALPVAAAPHRPAGEEPPADDAVVLRVEAGEGWDALVERTVADGLAGLEALSGIPGSVGAAPIQNIGAYGQEVASTLQAIELLCVDEHSAETLAVRRIPASELRLGYRDSALKRGDLQGVVLSVDLRLRRSPDGRSQPVAYQQLATALGVELGTRVPLEDVRASVLALRSSKGMVLSDDPDSVSAGSFFTNPVVSARFAAGLPKDAPRWSVAPEPSATVLPLDADTPLPSLDRPVPRVKLSAAWLIEQAGIERGFALPGSRAAVSSKHTLALTNRGGATGEQVAELARFVQARVENQFGVHLVPEPVLVGLHL, from the coding sequence GTGACCGCCGCAGCGGCCGAGCCGCGCACCCTCGCCGACGCGACGACGATGCGCGTCGGCGGCGCACCTTCGCGCTGGATCGAGGCGACGACGCGCGACGAGGTCGTCGCCGCGTACGCCGAGCTGCTCGCGCAGGACGAGCCGCACATCCTGCTCGGCGGCGGCTCGAACACGGTCGCCTCCAGCGAGCCCTACGAGGGCACGGTGCTGCGCATCGCGACGCGCGGCATCGAGGCCCTGCCCGTGGCGGCCGCGCCGCACCGCCCGGCCGGCGAGGAGCCGCCCGCCGACGACGCGGTCGTGCTCCGCGTCGAGGCGGGCGAGGGCTGGGATGCGCTCGTCGAGCGCACCGTCGCCGACGGCCTCGCGGGCCTCGAGGCGCTCAGCGGCATCCCCGGCTCCGTCGGGGCCGCGCCCATCCAGAACATCGGCGCCTACGGCCAGGAGGTCGCCTCGACGCTGCAGGCCATCGAGCTGCTGTGCGTGGATGAGCACAGCGCCGAGACGCTCGCGGTGCGCCGCATCCCCGCCTCCGAGCTGCGGCTCGGCTACCGCGACTCCGCGCTGAAGCGCGGCGACCTGCAGGGCGTGGTGCTCTCGGTCGACCTGCGCCTGCGCCGCAGCCCCGACGGCCGCAGCCAGCCCGTCGCCTACCAGCAGCTCGCGACCGCCCTCGGCGTCGAGCTCGGCACGCGCGTGCCGCTCGAGGACGTCCGCGCCTCCGTGCTCGCGCTGCGGTCGTCGAAGGGCATGGTGCTCTCGGACGACCCCGACTCCGTGAGCGCCGGCTCGTTCTTCACGAACCCCGTCGTCTCCGCGCGCTTCGCCGCCGGGCTGCCGAAGGACGCCCCCCGCTGGTCGGTGGCGCCCGAGCCCTCGGCCACCGTGCTGCCGCTCGACGCCGACACGCCGCTGCCCTCGCTCGACCGGCCCGTGCCGCGCGTGAAGCTCTCGGCCGCGTGGCTCATCGAGCAGGCGGGCATCGAGCGCGGCTTCGCGCTGCCGGGCTCCCGCGCTGCCGTCTCCTCGAAGCACACGCTCGCGCTCACGAACCGCGGCGGCGCCACGGGCGAGCAGGTGGCCGAGCTCGCGCGCTTCGTGCAGGCGCGCGTCGAGAACCAGTTCGGCGTGCACCTGGTGCCGGAGCCGGTGCTCGTGGGCCTGCACCTCTAG
- a CDS encoding adenosylhomocysteinase: MHDLTSDAPADLAAEGAARIAWIRSRMPLLASLRDELAVTRPFAGRTIGVSLHLEPKTAVLVETLAAGGAGVVGTGNHGSTQDDVVAALRASGVDLFGRRDDTLDDHRANLERTLAARPDMLLDNGADLALGAVEHGFAHEVVGGTEETTSGGFRLREDGVAVPFPVIVINDSRIKAIGENRHAVGQSAVESLMRITNLQVPGSRFVVIGYGWCGRGVAQYLAALGGKVGVVERDPVTALEAAFDGHRVGSLDELVPWAEVVVTATGRPDALPAAALPLLADGAVLANIGHFPWEIDVDALREGARTTQVAPGIERVERDGRRAILLTEGRMVNLAGPNPKGNSIQSMDLGFLLQARSLERVVAGGLAAGPQGVPREIERGVAAAMLAAMGAAR, encoded by the coding sequence ATGCACGACCTCACCTCCGACGCGCCCGCGGACCTCGCGGCCGAGGGCGCGGCCCGCATCGCCTGGATCCGGTCGCGGATGCCGCTGCTCGCGTCGCTCCGCGACGAGCTCGCCGTCACCCGTCCGTTCGCGGGGCGCACCATCGGCGTCTCGCTGCACCTCGAGCCCAAGACGGCCGTGCTCGTCGAGACCCTCGCGGCAGGCGGCGCCGGCGTCGTCGGCACCGGCAACCACGGCTCCACGCAGGACGACGTCGTCGCCGCGCTCCGCGCCTCCGGCGTCGATCTCTTCGGCCGCCGCGACGACACGCTCGACGACCATCGCGCCAACCTCGAGCGCACCCTCGCCGCGCGCCCCGACATGCTGCTCGACAACGGCGCCGACCTCGCGCTCGGCGCGGTCGAGCACGGCTTCGCGCACGAGGTCGTCGGCGGCACCGAGGAGACCACCTCCGGCGGCTTCCGCCTGCGCGAGGACGGGGTGGCCGTGCCGTTCCCGGTGATCGTCATCAACGACTCCCGCATCAAGGCGATCGGCGAGAACCGGCACGCGGTGGGCCAGAGCGCCGTCGAGTCGCTCATGCGCATCACGAACCTGCAGGTGCCGGGCAGCCGGTTCGTCGTCATCGGCTACGGCTGGTGCGGCCGAGGGGTCGCGCAGTACCTCGCGGCGCTCGGCGGCAAGGTGGGCGTCGTCGAGCGGGATCCCGTGACGGCGCTCGAGGCGGCCTTCGACGGCCACCGCGTCGGCTCGCTCGACGAGCTCGTGCCCTGGGCGGAGGTCGTGGTCACCGCGACGGGGCGCCCGGACGCCCTGCCGGCCGCCGCGCTGCCGCTCCTCGCCGACGGTGCCGTGCTCGCCAACATCGGCCACTTCCCGTGGGAGATCGACGTCGACGCGCTGCGCGAGGGAGCCCGCACCACGCAGGTGGCGCCCGGCATCGAGCGCGTCGAGCGCGACGGCAGGCGCGCGATCCTGCTCACCGAGGGGCGCATGGTCAACCTCGCCGGGCCGAACCCCAAGGGCAACTCGATCCAGTCGATGGATCTCGGCTTCCTGCTGCAGGCGCGCTCGCTCGAGCGCGTCGTCGCGGGCGGTCTCGCGGCCGGGCCGCAGGGCGTCCCGCGCGAGATCGAGCGGGGCGTGGCCGCAGCGATGCTCGCGGCGATGGGGGCGGCGCGCTAG
- a CDS encoding VOC family protein yields MAADAPVQLRLVVEAEDFEAALAFYRDALGLPEQEAYEGESDARVVILDAGRATLELANPAQVALIDRVETDGLRSPRLRVAFEVSDAEGTTRRLEGAGATVVAEPRETPWRSRNARLEAPAGLTLTLFQELDASGS; encoded by the coding sequence ATGGCAGCAGACGCCCCCGTCCAGCTCCGCCTCGTCGTCGAGGCCGAGGACTTCGAGGCCGCGCTCGCGTTCTACCGCGACGCGCTGGGCCTGCCGGAGCAGGAGGCCTACGAGGGCGAGAGCGACGCGCGCGTCGTGATCCTCGACGCGGGCCGCGCCACGCTCGAGCTCGCGAACCCCGCGCAGGTCGCGCTCATCGACCGGGTCGAGACGGACGGCCTCCGCAGCCCGCGGCTCCGCGTCGCCTTCGAGGTGTCCGACGCCGAAGGCACGACCCGCCGGCTCGAGGGTGCCGGCGCGACCGTTGTCGCGGAGCCGCGCGAGACGCCGTGGCGCTCGCGGAACGCGCGGCTCGAGGCGCCCGCGGGACTCACTCTCACCCTCTTCCAGGAGCTCGACGCGTCCGGTTCCTGA
- a CDS encoding pyridoxal phosphate-dependent aminotransferase, whose product MNRIAARIAAINESATLKVDAKAKALKAAGRDVISYAAGEPDFATPANIVEAAQRALADARNYRYTPAAGLPELREAIAAKTLRDSHLEVEPSQVLVTNGGKQSVYQAFQTILDPGDEVLVPTPYWTTYPEAIGLTGARQVDVFAGADQGYLVTVDQLEAARTDRTKALLMVSPSNPTGAVYSAEQIREIAEWADANGLWVISDEIYQNLVYDGARAVSVTEAVPGLADRTILVNGVAKTYAMTGWRVGWMVGPADVIKAAGNLQSHLTSNVNNVAQRGAIEALTGPQDAVGEMLAAFDRRRRTIVEELSRIPGVSVPTPRGAFYAYPDVTGLLGREWGGVTPTTSLELADLILEQAEVAAVPGEAFGPSGYLRFSYALGDDQLLEGIQRLQRLFGTH is encoded by the coding sequence GTGAACCGCATCGCCGCTCGCATCGCTGCCATCAACGAGTCCGCCACCCTGAAGGTCGACGCCAAGGCCAAGGCGCTGAAGGCCGCGGGCCGCGACGTGATCTCCTACGCCGCGGGCGAGCCCGACTTCGCGACGCCCGCGAACATCGTCGAGGCGGCGCAGCGCGCCCTCGCCGACGCGAGGAACTACCGCTACACGCCCGCCGCCGGCCTGCCCGAGCTGCGCGAGGCGATCGCCGCGAAGACGCTCCGCGACTCGCACCTCGAGGTCGAGCCCTCGCAGGTGCTCGTCACGAACGGCGGCAAGCAGTCGGTGTACCAGGCCTTCCAGACGATCCTCGACCCGGGCGACGAGGTGCTCGTGCCGACGCCGTACTGGACCACCTACCCCGAGGCGATCGGCCTCACGGGCGCCCGCCAGGTCGACGTGTTCGCGGGCGCCGACCAGGGCTACCTCGTGACGGTCGACCAGCTCGAGGCCGCGCGCACCGACCGCACGAAGGCGCTCCTCATGGTGAGCCCCTCGAACCCCACGGGCGCCGTCTACTCCGCCGAGCAGATCCGCGAGATCGCCGAGTGGGCCGACGCGAACGGCCTCTGGGTGATCAGCGACGAGATCTACCAGAACCTCGTCTACGACGGCGCCCGCGCGGTGTCGGTGACCGAGGCCGTGCCGGGCCTCGCCGACCGCACGATCCTCGTGAACGGCGTCGCGAAGACCTACGCGATGACCGGCTGGCGCGTGGGGTGGATGGTCGGCCCCGCCGACGTCATCAAGGCCGCCGGCAACCTCCAGTCGCACCTCACGAGCAACGTGAACAACGTCGCGCAGCGCGGCGCCATCGAGGCGCTCACCGGCCCGCAGGACGCGGTGGGCGAGATGCTCGCGGCGTTCGACCGCCGCCGACGCACGATCGTCGAGGAGCTCTCGCGCATCCCCGGCGTCTCGGTGCCGACGCCGCGGGGCGCGTTCTACGCCTACCCCGACGTCACGGGCCTCCTGGGCCGCGAGTGGGGCGGCGTGACGCCGACCACGAGCCTCGAGCTCGCCGACCTCATCCTCGAGCAGGCGGAGGTCGCAGCGGTGCCCGGCGAGGCCTTCGGGCCCTCCGGCTACCTGCGCTTCTCGTACGCGCTCGGCGACGACCAGCTGCTCGAGGGCATCCAGCGCCTGCAGCGCCTCTTCGGCACGCACTAG
- the rraA gene encoding ribonuclease E activity regulator RraA, with translation MQSTADLVDELGDALQSLDLQLQDVGGRTRFSGPVRTVRCHRDNGLVKQVLATPGEGAVLVVDGDGSLASALMGDMIAASAVEHGWAGVVVHGAVRDRAALGVLPLGVKALGSNPRKSAKDGAGEVDAVVAFGGVAFRPGAMLWADEDGVVVER, from the coding sequence ATGCAGAGCACCGCGGACCTGGTCGACGAGCTGGGCGACGCGCTGCAGTCGCTCGACCTGCAGCTGCAGGACGTCGGGGGCCGCACGCGGTTCTCCGGCCCCGTCCGCACGGTGCGCTGCCATCGCGACAACGGCCTCGTGAAGCAGGTGCTCGCGACGCCCGGCGAGGGCGCGGTGCTCGTCGTCGACGGGGATGGCTCGCTCGCGAGCGCGCTCATGGGCGACATGATCGCGGCCTCCGCCGTCGAGCACGGCTGGGCGGGCGTCGTCGTCCACGGTGCCGTGCGGGACCGGGCTGCGCTCGGCGTGCTGCCGCTCGGCGTGAAGGCGCTCGGCTCGAACCCCCGCAAGAGCGCGAAGGACGGGGCCGGCGAGGTGGACGCGGTGGTCGCGTTCGGCGGCGTCGCGTTCCGGCCGGGCGCGATGCTCTGGGCCGACGAGGACGGCGTCGTCGTCGAGCGCTGA